The genomic window GGGAATACGAGCTATACGCCAATCATTGAGCCGCTGATCGATGTGCCGATTGGCAGTCGTTTTCTGATCGAATCGCGCGCCGCGCTAGGCGACACCCTCTCCCCGAATGGCAACGGCTACAGTCATAGCCATTTTATTGCGCTTACTTATCTTCAGGGTGACTACTTCCTATCTCGGCATGTCACTGCCGTTGCTGGCAGTTTTCTGATTCCCTTTAATACCTACAACGATCGCCTATCACCAATCTGGATTGGCAACTTTCAGGATGGTCCGATTATTACTGGTATTGGTGTAATGACGGGTACAGGGGTTGGCGGTATGCTGAGCGGATCTGCCATCGACCGTAATAAGTACTCCATCAGCTATAACGCCTGGTTCTCCACCCGGAGCGGAAACATGCAGTTCAACTCCGAGCGCGCCGCCGGCGGACGCACCAGCCTCTATCTCCCCGAAAAGCGTCTGGAGGTAGGTCTTTCCTATGACCGTCAATTGCAGGGAACACGAGAAAATTTCTACGGCGCTCATCTTTGGTGGGAACCTGCGAATACCGCCTTTCGCCTGCGTTCCGAATTCGCGCGTGGTCATCATGCTCAGGGTTACTGGGCTGAAGCCGACTACCGTATACAAGCATTCGGTGGCCTAGATAGCTGGATAGGCCGCTTCGAGCCTTTATTCCGGATGCAGCAGACATTTCGCCGCGACACTATCGTCAGCGATAATGTCCCTCTTGTGAATACCAAACGTACTGACTTCGGGTTGGACTATAATTTGCCGCACAATACGCGAATCCTTACGAGCTATTCACGGCAGTTCTCTTCCTCGGGGAATGAAAATATATGGGAAACCGGGATCGTCTACCGTTTTCTCTTTCCAGTCTGGAAGGATAAATCGCAATGAGCCAGAAAGTTAGTTCTATCGTTCGCTCTTCCCTGCGGTGATGGATGGTTCACCGCAGGGGTATTACCAAGATAGAGTCTTTTTAGGTTGCGCGCATTCCGCTGCCACAGGCGATATCACTTAGTGGGTCTAGCATTCGATGCCAGATGTTATTCCCTGCTCATCGCCTAATATCATCCGGGGAAATTCTTCGACCAGGCAACCTCCCTGAAGCTGGAATACACGGTGGCCAAATACCTGCGTGAGAACGCGGTGCGTTACAAGCAGGACTGTCTTTCGGGAGGCACTTAGATTTTCGAGTATCTGCCGTTCGTTCTCCTCGTCCAGTGCGGAAGTTGCTTCATCTAGAAGTAGTAATCTCGCTCCGCGCAATATGGCACGAGCAACGCCTAACCGTTGCCGCTGTCCACCCGAAAACAACGCTCCGTTGTCGCCAACGCTAGTTTCTAGTCCGAACGATTGTGCTGCCACAAATTCGGCCAATTGGGCAGTTGAGAGCGCTCTCATCAACTCCTCGTCGCTCTTATCGGGTAGTCCGAACAGCAGATTATTTCGTATCGAATCGTCCAAAAGGACGATCTCCTGCGGTACATACGCGATACTAGTGCGGTCAACTTGTATCACCCCCTCTGTAGGTTGCGACACGCCAGCAATCAGATTCAGCAGAGAGCTCTTACCACTTCCGGAAGGCCCGTGAAGCACGACCGTCTCACCCTCACGCAGAAGAAGGCTCGCGTTTCGCAGGATTGGCGTACCTTCGCGAAAAGAAAAACTCACCTCTTTCAACTGAATGGCAAAACCAGAATCCGGCAGTAGTACGGGTAATGCGCCTACGCGATATCTACGGCATTCCTTCAACTCGGCGGCCACTATCTTTACATTCTCGTAAGAGCTTTCCATATGACCGGCGATGACCGAGATTTGGCTAATGAGGGGAACCATGCGTCGAGAAAGTACGAAATAAAATGCCAGAAGCGACAACATCTGACGCGCGTCTCCATGACGTAGTTGAACAGCAACAATAATGCAAAGGAACAGCAGCACCGCGCCTTGATCGGCCACGCTACTCGCAATCTGTGGAAGAAACTTGATACGGACATTGCTGGCCGCTACATGTTCGGCCTGCCTTCGAATCCGTTCATGAAAGAACCCAAGATTCCTGTAGGTGCGAATCTCCTTTCCCGACGAGAATATATCTGCGAGGTTCCTCTGAAGCATACGCAGAGACGCCTCACGCTTTTCCGCCGCCAGTTGAAGCCTGCTGCGGATGAACAATTGATGTAATCCATAAAATGCACTAAGCGCAAAAGCAAACCCACATGCTGCGATTGGACTCTGGTATACAAGTGCTGCAGTCATGGCGACTACGAT from Granulicella sp. L56 includes these protein-coding regions:
- a CDS encoding ABC transporter ATP-binding protein, encoding MHPVNNAAKVDGSSALGRNIGVAMRLLGSRQRIELLLITLERIAVGFCDLAVAAAMYLLFLLLQGRGPTHQFWWIPKTAISAALITSILVILRALMDLLSARSVIHQIQKLYTDLLLRLAQGYNEMHWGRFVESNRSELSNHALYTAREAAEFYHRCIELTAAVVIVVAMTAALVYQSPIAACGFAFALSAFYGLHQLFIRSRLQLAAEKREASLRMLQRNLADIFSSGKEIRTYRNLGFFHERIRRQAEHVAASNVRIKFLPQIASSVADQGAVLLFLCIIVAVQLRHGDARQMLSLLAFYFVLSRRMVPLISQISVIAGHMESSYENVKIVAAELKECRRYRVGALPVLLPDSGFAIQLKEVSFSFREGTPILRNASLLLREGETVVLHGPSGSGKSSLLNLIAGVSQPTEGVIQVDRTSIAYVPQEIVLLDDSIRNNLLFGLPDKSDEELMRALSTAQLAEFVAAQSFGLETSVGDNGALFSGGQRQRLGVARAILRGARLLLLDEATSALDEENERQILENLSASRKTVLLVTHRVLTQVFGHRVFQLQGGCLVEEFPRMILGDEQGITSGIEC